Proteins encoded in a region of the Raphanus sativus cultivar WK10039 chromosome 8, ASM80110v3, whole genome shotgun sequence genome:
- the LOC108820114 gene encoding uncharacterized protein LOC108820114, protein MSASRIYLPGAKKRAKKRRIEELVKSQSGSLLKYFKRPASLQTDEVDETIEDSSETGEVDGSEPEDDEVDGVSPEENTDRAEIDDEDVNLNAGDEHFKEDDSTIDLMDPGNWRKIDQKLRDYVVQKGPLPPPSEDYIFLKSVSGRHFSHKHYKRIMKNGDMHQRRWLVYSTTFDRIYCFCCKLFTRYKETTQLASIGFLDWNNTGIRLSQHETSHDHIMCMSQWMELEMRLQKKQTIDKCVQEEIEKEKNHWRELLLRLFSVVEYLAKSNIAFRGSNDKIGQENNGNFLGNIEMIGKFDPVMREHIRRITKGETKYHYLSYKIQNELIGILSSEIKSMIIKKIKEAKFFSVILDCTPDISHKEQMSLIIRCVDISVSPVQIEEFFLTFLEVEDKSGKGLFELLCDTLIGLKLDINDIRGQGYDNGSNMKGKNKGVQKRLLDINPRAFYTPCGCHNLNLAICDIAKSSDKAISFFGIIHHLESVKAIRFKAPEIRDVLLYFAENSKVPGARSEAECLAISETHGIEGFEFLFGMVIWYDVLFAVNTVSKTLQSEDIDIDDAIAQLKGLVSFFQKYREMGFEEAKAEASKIAVAMDIEPMFNKKKKRLIKRKTHFDEERDKGDDVCQVLSSEDDFRINYFIKMMDQALVSFQTRLEQFKEYEDIFGFLFSLRKLNSTSDNTLKSKCSNLEAFLKHGADSDIDGNDLFMEIKMFREVLPKTFKKNVEVLDYLKRMKDSYPSIWIAYRIMLTIPVSVASAERSFSKLKLIKSYLRSTMSQERLNGLAILSIEKALIRNLNYESLMNDFAEKTARRVIFQN, encoded by the exons ATGAGTGCATCAAGAATATATCTTCCTGGAGCTAAGAAAAGagcaaagaaaagaagaatagAAGAACTAGTGAAATCTCAATCAGGTTCTCtgttaaagtattttaaaagaCCAGCATCCCTTCAAACTGATGAGGTTGATGAAACTATTGAGGATAGTAGTGAAACTGGTGAGGTTGATGGATCTGAACCAGAGGATGATGAGGTTGATGGGGTTAGTCCAGAAGAGAATACAGATAGAGCTGAGATAGATGATGAAGATGTCAATTTAAATGCAGGGGACGAGCATTTTAAAGAAGATGATTCAACCATTGATCTTATGGATCCTGGAAATTGGAGAAAAATTGATCAGAAGCTAAGAGATTATGTGGTTCAGAAAGGTCCTCTCCCACCACCATCTGAAGATTATATTTTCCTCAAAAGTGTAAGTGGTAGACACTTTTCTCATAAACATTACAAAAGGATCATGAAAAATGGAGATATGCATCAGCGGCGTTGGTTAGTTTATTCAACAACATTCGACAGGATCTATTGTTTTTGTTGCAAGTTGTTCACCCGTTACAAGGAGACTACTCAACTAGCAAGCATTGGGTTTCTGGATTGGAATAATACTGGAATAAGGCTGAGCCAACATGAAACTAGTCATGATCACATTATGTGTATGAGCCAGTGGATGGAGCTAGAGATGAGGCTGCAAAAGAAGCAGACAATTGATAAGTGTGTCCAAGAGGAAATCGAAAAAGAGAAGAATCATTGGAGGGAGCTTTTACTGAGATTATTTTCTGTGGTGGAGTATTTGGCTAAGAGTAATATAGCTTTTCGGGGATCTAATGACAAAATTGGTCAAGAGAACAATGGAAATTTTCTGGGGAATATTGAGATGATTGGTAAATTTGATCCTGTAATGAGGGAGCACATTAGGCGAATCACCAAAGGAGAAACCAAATACCATTATCTCAGCTACAAAATTCAGAATGAGTTGATTGGTATTCTGAGTTCTGAAATCAAGTCTATGATCATCAAGAAGATTAAAGAGGCCAAATTCTTCTCGGTTATTCTTGATTGTACTCCAGATATCAGCCACAAAGAACAAATGTCTCTCATTATTCGATGTGTGGATATATCAGTGAGTCCAGTTCAGATTGAAGAATTTTTTCTCACTTTTCTCGAAGTTGAAGATAAATCAGGAAAAGGGCTTTTTGAGCTACTATGTGATACACTGATTGGTTTGAAGTTGGATATTAATGATATCAGGGGACAAGGTTATGACAATGGATCAAACATGAAAGGAAAAAACAAAGGAGTGCAGAAGAGATTGTTGGATATCAATCCAAGAGCATTTTATACACCATGTGGCTGTCATAATCTGAATTTGGCTATTTGTGATATTGCTAAATCTTCTGATAAAGCGATCTCTTTCTTTGGGATTATCCA TCACCTTGAAAGCGTGAAGGCAATACGTTTTAAGGCTCCAGAAATCAGAGATGTCTTACTTTACTTTGCAGAAAACAGTAAGGTTCCAGGAGCGCGGAGTGAAGCTGAATGTCTTGCGATAAGTGAAACACATGGAATCGAAGGGTTTGAGTTTTTGTTTGGTATGGTTATATGGTACGATGTTCTATTTGCTGTCAATACTGTGAGCAAGACGCTACAGTCTGAAGATATTGATATTGATGATGCCATTGCTCAGCTAAAGGGGTTGGTTTCTTTTTTCCAAAAGTATAGAGAAATGGGATTTGAAGAAGCAAAAGCTGAAGCTTCAAAAATTGCGGTTGCTATGGATATTGAACCCATGtttaacaagaagaagaagcgccTTATTAAAAGGAAAACTCATTTTGATGAAGAGCGAGACAAAGGTGATGATGTTTGTCAGGTTCTAAGTTCGGAGGATGATTTCAGaatcaattattttatcaaaatgatGGACCAAGCTCTTGTTTCTTTCCAAACAAGGTTAGAACAATTTAAAGAGTATGaagatatttttgggtttttgttCAGTCTGCGAAAGCTCAACTCAACAAGCGATAATACTTTGAAGAGTAAATGTTCTAACCTTGAAGCTTTTCTGAAGCATGGAGCAGATTCTGATATTGATGGGAATGATTTGTTCATGGAAATCAAAATGTTCAGAGAAGTTTTGCCCAAAACTTTCAAGAAGAATGTAGAAGTACTAGATTATTTGAAGAGAATGAAGGACAGCTATCCGAGTATATGGATTGCTTACAGGATAATGCTCACCATTCCGGTTTCAGTCGCTTCAGCTGAAAGAAGTTTTTCTAAATTGAAATTGATAAAGTCTTATCTACGATCTACTATGTCACAGGAAAGGTTAAACGGATTGGCTATATTATCGATTGAGAAAGCTTTAATTCGAAATCTCAATTATGAAAGTTTGATGAATGATTTTGCTGAAAAAACTGCGAGAAGAGTTATTTTTCAGAATTGA